The following DNA comes from Marichromatium purpuratum 984.
TGACCCGGCTGGCCGAGACGCTCGAGGCCGAGGTCGGACCGCTCTCCGGTGCCGCGCGCAGCACCCTGGGGCAGGCCAGCCAGACGTTGCGCCATCTCGATGGACTGGTCGAGGATGGGCATGGCACCCGCGTGCGACTCGACCGCGCGCTCGCCGAGCTGACGCGCTCGGTGCGTGCGCTGCGCGAGCTGGCCGACTATCTGGAGCGCCACCCCGAGGCATTGCTCCGCGGCAAGTGAGTGCTCAGTCCGGTGACACGGGCGTGGTGACGGTCTGCGCCTGGATGTCCTGGGTCTGGGGTGACTGGGGTGCGAGTGTGGTCTGGACCCCGCCGAAGAGGACAGCGGCGAGTGCCAGGGCTCCGAGAATACCCATGTTACGGCTCCTGGGTTGGTGGTGGATCGAATCGAAGAATCTCACCGTCCCTGGCGCGGATCGGTCGAATCAATAATATAAGAGAAATCTAATATTTTGAACCCGTCTCGATGGAGGCTTGCCATGACCGATTCCGGGAGTACCAGGGATGGACGCCGGCGCGCCCGCCCGATCCTGATCTGGACGATCGTCGCGGTGCTGGTTGCGCTGCCGGCCGCCTGGCTGGGAGTGCGTGGATTGCTGAGTGGCGTCGGTGCGAATGCGCGCTGGGCCGATCCCGATCCGCGCTGCGATATCGCCAGCCGTGACTGCACGCTGGTCCTTCCCGGTGGTGGCGAGGTGCGACTGGCGGTGGCGCCACGCGACCCGATCCCGCTGGTCACACCGCTGCGTCTACAAGTCGTCGTCACCGGGCGTCAGGTCGAGAGCGTCGCGGTCGATTTCATTGGTGTCGACATGGAGATGGGCTATAACCGCGCGCGCCTCGCCCCGCTCGGTGCAGCGCGTTTCGCCGGCGAGACTATGCTCCCGGTCTGCGCGCGCACCCTGATGCGCTGGGAGGCGCGGGTGCTGCTCGAGACCCCGGACGGCCTGCTGGTCGCCCCCTTCCGTTTCGAGACCCGGCGTTAGCTTTTAGCCGCCAGCCGCCAGCCGCCAGCCGCCAGCCGCCAGCCGCCAGCATGGATTGAACCGCGAAGGCACGAAGGGCGCGAAGAAAGCGACCAGCCTTCAGCAAACAGCCTCCAGTGTCGGTTTGCAGTCAACCTTGAAGGGACGAGACAAGCCCGTCCCCTCTCGCTGGCGGCTAGTCGCTGGCAACTTGAACCTCTTCGCGTTCTTTGCGGCTTGGCGGTTCAATCCCCTGGTCGCTGGTCGCTGGTCGCTGGTCGCTGGTCGCTGGTCGCTGGTCGCTGCAAAAGGAAACGCCGCCCGACCCCGAGGGGTGCGAGCGGCGCAGGGAGAACTCGGGGGCCTGGTGGTGGCCAGGTCCGGCGCGCTCGGCCACGTCCCTGTGGCGGTCGACCGCGGGTGGTCAGATCGGACTCAGTCGACCCATTCGTAGAGTTCGATCGCGACCGGGTCGCAGCTGCTGCATCCACTGCAGGGGGTGCCGCCGGGCAGCTTGCGCACCCGGCCCTTGCGTTCGAGCAGCTCGAGCATGCCGCGCAGCGCCTCGGGGTCGGTATCGAACCGGTAGGAGAGGTCGCGCAGCGCGGCGCGCCCCTGGCTGCGCAGATGACTGGTGAGATCGGACATGATCATGGGTGTCCCTCCGTCGGTTCAGGCCGGGTCGCGCGCCGGGGTGGCGAGTGCCGGGTCACGTCGCGACCACCAACGCATCCCCAGCACGGTGGCGAGGAAAAGCGCGGTCATGATGCCGATCCAGATCGACGAGCTGACCGGGTCGCGGGCGAAGATGGCCGCCTGGTAGAAGATGGTCGCGCTCACATACCCCAGGCCGGTGGTCCAGAGCGCGGCGAACAGCGCCCAGCCGCCGCTGGTCTCGCGGGCGATGGCGCCGATGGCGGCCACACAGGGGAAGTAGAGCAGGATGAACAGCAGATAGGCGAAGGCCCCGGCGGCGCCGTCGAAACGCTCGTGCATAGCGCCGAAGGTGGCGCTGGTGACCTCCTGCTCGGCGGCGGCCAGTTCGGGGTCGCTGACCTCGCCGATGCCGACGCCGAGCGGGTCGGACCAGGTGCCGAGCGCATCGCCCAGCGCCGCCGGGATGGTGGCGAGCGCCTCGGTGAGACCGGCGCCGAGGTCGTAGGCGGCGGCCTCCTCGTCGGCCGCCTCGGGGTCGGCACCGAGCGCCGAGTAGGTGGCGTCCAGGGTGCCGACCACCGCTTCCTTGGCGAGCACGCCGGTGAAGATGCCGACGGTGGCCGGCCAGTTTTCGGCGTCGAGGCCCATCGGCGAGAAGGCCGGGGCGATGGTGCGACCGATCTCGGCGAGCATCGACTGGTCGGTGTCCTCGTTGCCGACGCTGCCGTCGGTGCCGAGGCTGTTGAGCACGTTGATCACCAGCACCATCGGCACGATGACCTTGCCGGCGCGGAACATGAAGCTGCTGGTGCGCTCCCAGGTGCGGCGCAGCACGCCGCCGAGGGTCGGCAGGTGATAGGGCGGTAGCTCCATCACGAAGGGCATCGCCTGGCCCTCGAGCAGGGTGCGCTTGAGCAGGAAGCCGGTGAGCACAGCGGCGAGGATGCCGATCAGATACAGCCCGAAGACGACGTTCTGACCGCCGACCGGGAAGAAGGCGGCGGCGAACAGGGCATAGACCGGCAGCCGCGCGCCGCAGGACATGAAGGGCGCCATCAGCACGGTGAGGATACGGTCGCGCGGCTGCTCCAGGGTGCGCGCGGCCATGATCGCCGGCACGTTGCAGCCGAAGCCGACGAGCAGCGGCACGAAGGACTTGCCGGGCAGTCCGATCGAGCGCATGAAGCGGTCCATGACGAAGGCCGCGCGGGCCATGTAGCCCGAGTCCTCGAGCACCGACATGAACAGATAGAGGAAGGCGATCACCGGGATGAAGGTGGCCACCACCTGGATGCCGCCGCCGATGCCGTCGGCCAGCCCGAGGATCGCCCACTCCGGGGTGCCGAGACCGGCGAGCAGGTGCGCCACGCCGTCGACGAAGAGGGTGCCGGCGGCGATGTCGAAGAAGTCGATGAAGGCCCCGCCGATGTTGATGGTGAACATGAACATCAGGTACATCACCGCGAGGAAGATCGGGATGCCCAGGGCGCGGTTGAGGATCACCCGGTCGATGCGGTCGGAGAGGCTGCGCGGCATCTCGCCGCTCTGTGTCAGCGAGGCCTGGGTGACGGCGTGGGCGAAGCCGTAGCGGGCATCGGCGATGAGGATGTCGATCTGTTCGGCATCCTCGCCGAGCAACGCGGCGACCTCGTGCGCGGGCACAATATCGCCGATCAACTCGCGGGCGAGGTCATCGCCTTCGAGCAGGCGGGTGGTCAACCAGCGCGCCGGATCGCCGTGCCTGCTGGCGACCGGTTCGATGCGCTCGTGCAGCTGCTCGATCACGCGCTCGAGCGCCGGGGCGTAGTCGATCCGCGTCTGCGGGACCGGCGGGTGCTCGACGGCCTGTTGCAGCGCCGCGCGCAGGTCATTGAGTCCGTCGCCGGTGGTCGCCACGATCGGCACCACCGGGCAGCCGAGCCGTTCGGCCAGCGCAGCGGCGTCGACCCGCAGCCCGCGTTCGGCGGCGACGTCCATCATGTTGAGCGCGACCACCATCGGTCGCTCCATCTCCAGCAGTTGGGTGGTGAGATAGAGGTTTCGCTCGAGGCTGGCGACATCGACGATGTTGAGGATCAGGTCGGCCTCGCGGGCGTGGACGAAGTCGCGGGCGATGCGCTCGTCGAGCGAGACGGCGCCCTCGGTGACGTCCAGCGAGTAGGTGCCGGGCAGATCGATGAGGGTGTAGTCGGCCTCGTCGAAGCGGAAGTGGCCGGTCTTGCGTTCGACCGTCACCCCGGGCCAGTTGCCGACGCGCTGACGCGAGCCGGTCAGCGCGTTGAACAGGGTGGTCTTGCCGCAGTTGGGGTTACCGATGACCCCGATGGTGTGGGTGAGTCGTGCCGTCATGCCCGCTCGACCTCCAGGATGGCCGCCTCCTCGCGGCGCAGGGTCACGCGGGTGCCGCGCACTCGCACCTCCACGGGGTCGCCCATCGGCGCGACCCGGACTACCTCCAGGGCGGCCCCCGGGGTCAGGCCCATCGACAACAGCTTGCGGCGGTAAGCGTCGGCGCCCGGGCGATAGCCGCGGACGGCCCCGTGGTCTCCGACGACGAGGTCTTTCAGGGTCGTGTTCATGATGACGTCTTGAGCGGTTGCAGTGCAGTGGAGTGCGGGCGGCGTGAGGGACCGGGATTCAGGCGATGGCGGCGTCGGTCACCAGGATCTTGGCGGCCATGCCGCCGCCGAGTGCGATGCGGGTCTCACCGCGGGCGACGATCAGTCCGCCGCCCTGGCGTTGGACGACACGCAGTTCGGCGCCCTGGTTGAGCCCGAGTTCGGTGAGCCGACGCACCAATTGGCGCCCGCCCAGTAGGGTGCAGACTCGTACCAGGGTGTTGTCGTCGGCCATGGTGAGCGGATAGGACGGGTGCGGGGATTGTTGCTGAGCGGGGAGCGAAGTCGGTGCCGTGTGCATGTGGGTGCCGCCTCGTACGTCAATAGGAATGATTCGCAGCATATTCCTCCAGGTTTTTTATTGCAAATCGTTCTCAATGATGCCGCTCGACTGACCCCTCTCGTGGATCAGCCGAGCAGTTGGGCGAGCGAGAAGCCGGCGGCGCCGACCAGGGTGCACAGCACCACGCCCCACAGGGTGTCGACCAGCACCAGGCGCAGCGGCCAGTCGGGCAGGGTGGCCATGTTGGTCAGCTCGTAGGTGATGTAGGTGAAGAAGCCGAAGCCGGCGGCCAGCAACAGGGTCTTGTCGAGCGAGCCCGCCTCCACGCCGGGGAGGATTGCCATCACCAGGATGCCGGCGACATAGATGAGATAGAAGGCGATGGCCGCCGGCCAGCGGGTGGTGTCGGCGAGCAGATGAGCGAGTTGGGCGCGGTAGAAGCGGCGGGCGATCACCCCCAGCCACAACAGATCGATGGCCATGAAGACCGTGAAGGTGAGCAGATAGAGCTTGACGACGAACCAGGGACCCATGACGCGCTCCCGGGGTGGTGGTTGGACCTTCGTCGCCGCCGGGAGGTGGCCCTCCCGGCATGGGCCTGGATCAGTGTCCCGGCGGTGTCTGCAGGAAGTCGGTGAGGGTGGTGACGAAGGCCTGTGGCGACTCCTCGTGAGGCAAATGGCCGCTGTCGGCAATGACTTCAAGCCGCGCGCCGGGGATGGCCGCGGCGATGCGCTCGCTCTCGGCGACCTTCACCGTCTGGTCGTAGGCGCCGGTGAGCACGAGTGTGGGCGGCGTGACCTCGGCGAGTCGGGGTTCGAGCCCGAGCTTGCGGGTGGCGAGGAACAGCTCCCAGAAGGCGCGCGGCCAGGGACCCTGCATCATGTCGGCGCGGAAGGCTGCGAGCACCTCGGGGGCGAGCCGCTCGGGGCGGTACCAGAAGGCGCGGATCGCCTTGTCGTAGAGCCGCGCGATCAGTCGGCCCATCAACCAGGAGAAGAAGGGCGTGAGGGCGCGCATCAGCGGCTTGACGAAACCGGGGATCTCGCTGGTGGCGTAACCGCTGAGGATCATTGCGTCGACCAGCACCAGCGCCTCGACCCGTTCGGGGTGTTCGAGCGCGGTCATCAGCGCCAGGGTGCCGCCGGTGGAGTTGCCCACCAGCACCGCGCGCTCGAAGCCGAGCGCCGGGATCAGCGCGGCGATCAGCGTGCTCTGGTCGTGGGCGCTGTAGCCGGGTTGGCCGTCGGCGCCGGGCAGCGGTTTGGAGCTGGCGCCGAAGGCGGGGCGGTCGAAGGCGACCACGGTGTAGCCGGCCTCGGCCAGCGGTGCCATCACCGCGCGCCAGGAGCGCAGGCTGAGGAAGCTGCCGTGCAGCAGCAACAGCAGCCGGGGGCCGTCGCCGAGACGGCGGTAGTGGAGACGGAAGCCGTTGCAGTCGATGAACCGGGCGGTGTCGGCGGCCGGGTCGGTGGGGGCGATTGGATCCATGACGATGATGCTCTCGCTCTCGAGGTTGCGGGCGGCGCCGTGGCCGCTCGGGGATCAGGGGGCGGGCGTCGGGGCGCGGCCGAGATAGGCGCGCGCGGCGTCCGCGTCGAGCTGGATCTGGTGCTTGAGCGCCTCGAAGGAGGCGAAGCGCTGCTCGTCGCGCAGCTTGAGACAGAACTCGACCTCGACCTGACGCCCGTAGATGTCGGCGGCGAAGTCGAACAGGTGGACCTCGAGCTGATGGGCACGACCGTCGACCGTGGGCCGGGTGCCGATGTTGGCGACCCCGGGGCGGGGCGCGGGGCCGAGCCCGTGCATCCGCACCGCGTAGACGCCGTGCAGCGGGCTGACCCGGCGGTGCAGGTCGATGTTGGCGGTGGGGAAGCCGATGGTGCGTCCGCGCTTGTCGCCGTGACCGACCCGCCCGGCGATGCGATAGGGGCGCCCGAGCAGGTGCTCGGCCTGCTCGAGATCGCCGCGGGCGAGCGCTTCGCGCACCCGGGTGCTGCTGATGCGCTCCTCGGCGTGGGTCACGGTATGGAGGTTCTCCAGGCTGAAGCCGTGCGTCGCGCCCATACGCTGGAGCAGCGCGAAGTCGCCCGCGCGACCGTGACCGAAGCGGAAGTCGTCACCGACGAGCAGGTGACCGACCCCCAGCCCTTCGATCAGCAGCTCGTGCACGAAGCGTTCGGCGGGCATCGCCGCGAGCCTGGGGCCGAAGCCGAGCACCATCACCCGCTCGATGCCGCAGTGGGCGATCGCCGCGAGCTTCTCGCGCAGCCGGGTGAGCCGCGCCGGCGCGGTCTCCGGAGCGAAGCACTCGAGCGGCTGCGGCTCGAAGGTGATCACGGTCGCTGGCAGTCCGCGCGCGCGCCCCTGTTCGAGCAGACGCTGGAAGATGCCGCGGTGTCCGAGATGGACGCCGTCGAAGTTGCCGATGGTGGCGACACAGCCCCGGTCGCCGGGACGCAGGTTGTGAAGACCGCGGATAAGCCTCATGGCAGCAGTGCAGGGAACAATGGGCAAAGGTGCTGAGTATACGCGTCGTGGGTCGACGATGGGGCGTGAGAGGCTCAGCCGCCAGCCGCCAGCCGCCAGCCGCCAGCCGCCAGCCGCCAGCCGCCAGCCGCCAGCCGCCAGCCGCCAGCCGCCAGCCGCCAGCCGCCCAGCCACCAGTCGCCGGCCGTCGGCCGCCAGCGAGGGATCGAACCACAAAGGCGCCAAGGACGCCAAGGGGGGGGGAGACGTAGGCTGGGGTGAGTGACCAAGCGAAGACCGCGCGCATCGACATCCGGCCTGTCGATCATAGTCGCCAGTCGCCAGTCGCCAGTCGCCAGTCGCCAGTCGCCAGTCGCCAGTCGCCAGCTGCCAGCCACCAGTCGCTGGCCGCCAGCGAGGGATCGAACCACAAAGGCGCCAAGGACGCCAAGGGGGGGAGACGTAGGCTGGGGTGAGTGACCAAGCGAAGACCGCGCGCATCGACATCCGGCCTGTCGATCATAGCCGCCAGCGATCAGCCGCCAGCCGCCGGTGGGGAAGGGTGACCGCCATGGTCATCGATTGATCCTTCCTCTCCCTTCGCGTGCTTTGTGGCTTTGCGGTTCAATCCGCTGGCCGCTGGCGTCAGCGCCGGCGCTCGGGGGCGGCGAGGTGGCGCGGACGCACACCGGCGAGGAGCACGAGGGCGGCGTAGAGGGTGGCGCCGGCGAGGATGGCGCCGCCGAGGTGCCAGGCCCGGTCCCAGGGCGCGAGCGCGCCCCAGTCGAGTGTGCCGAACGCCCAGTGCAGCATCCCGGCCATCGCCAGGCTGGCGCCGAGTACTGCGGCGCCGAGTGCGGACCAGCCGGGGCGCGGGCGATAACTGCCGTCGCGTCTCAGCGCGCGCAGCAGCAGCAGGGCATTGAGCAGGGCGGCGAGGGTGGTGGCCAGCGCCAGTCCAGCGTGTCCGAGGGGGCCCATCAGCGCGAGATCGAGTGCCAGATTGACCCCGAGGGCGATCAGCGCGATCCGCACCGGGGTGCGGGTGTCGTGACGCGCGTAGCAGCCGGGGGCGAGCACCTTGATCGCGATGAAGGCGAGCAGGCCGAGCGCGTAGGCGCTCAGTGCCTGAGCGGCGAGGGTGACATCCTCGGGGCTGAAGGCGCCGGACTGGAACAGGGTGGCGATCAACCCCTCGGCGAGCAGCGCCAGCCCCACCGCTGCTGGCAGTCCGAGCAGCAGCGTCCAGCGCAGCCCCCAGTCGAGGGTGGCGGAGAAGCGCCGCGCGTTCGCCGCGCCATTGCCACGGGTGAGTCGGGGCAGGATGACCACCCCGAGTGCGGCTGCGAGCAGCCCGAGCGGGAACTCCATCAGCCGCTCGGCGTAATAGAGCCAGGAGATGCTGCCCGGGGTGAGGAAGGAGGCGAGCAGGGTGTCGAGCAGCAGGCTGAGCTGGACCATCGAGACACCGAGCAGCGCCGGGCCCAGGCGGCGCAGGATGCGCCGCACCACCGGCGAGTCGAGGGCGAGGCGCGGGCGTGGCAGCAGCCCGAGCCGGGCGAGCGCCGGGAGCTGTAGCGCGAGCTGTGCGCTGCCGCCGAGCAACACCCCCCAGGCCAGCGCGAGCACCGGGCGCTCGAGGTGGGGGGCGAGCAACAGCGCCGCGCCGATCAGCGCCAGGTTGAGCAGCACCGGGGTGAAGGCTGGGACGGCGAAGCGCTCGTGACAGTTGAGCACCGCGCCGGCCAGTGCGGTGAGGCTGATCAGCAGCACATAGGGCAGGGTCAGGCGCAGCAGCTCGGCGGCGAGTGCGAGCTGATCGGTGTCGGCGCCGAAGCCGGGGGCGAAGAGTAGGATCAGCAGTGGCGCGGCGAGGGTGCCGAGCGCGGTGAAGAGCACCAGCAGCAGCCCCAGGGTGCCGGCGAGTTCGGCGACGAGTCGTGTCAGCCCGGCGCGCCCGCCGTGGCGACGGCGTTCCTCCAATGCCGGTACCAGGGCCGCGGCGAAGGCGCCCTCGGCGAACAGCCGGCGGAGGAAGTTGGGGATCTTGAAGGCGACGAAGAAGGCATCGGTGGTGGCATCGGCGCCGAAGGTACGGGCGATCACCAGATCACGGGCGAAGCCGAGGACGCGCGAGAGCAGGGTGTTGCCGCCGACCACGAGCGCTGAACCGGAGAGCGATGACACGTGGTGGGACTCCTCGGGAAATCGCACATTATAATGGCGAATGAGGGATTTAGCGTATCAAGGTCCTTGACAATCGGTCTGGATGACGGAAAAATGCTCGGTCTTTATCCGCTCTTCTAAAGAACAACTTGCCGGATTTCCAGGAGACTCCCGTTGGCCAACTCAGCACAAGCCCGCAAGCGCGCCCGTCAGGCCGAAACCCGTCGCCAGAACAACATGGCGCAGCGCAGCACGTTGCGTACCTTCGTCAAGAAGGTGATCAAGGCCATCCAGGCCGGTGACAAGGAAGCAGCCGTCAAGGCCTTCCAGGACGCCGCTCCCCGTATCGATCGTGCCGCCCGCAAGGGCCTGATCCACGCCAACAAGGCCGCTCGTCACAAGAGCCGCCTGAACGCACACATCAAGGCGATGGGCTGATCCGTCGAAGCACCCGCTTCCGGCACCGAAAAAACCGGCCACTGGCCGGTTTTTTTGTGTCCGTATCCCGGCGCCACGGGCGCGCGGCCCGGCGGCCGGGCGCACTCCGTCAGGCCCGCTCACCGCTCGGGCGTCGATAGGCCAGCGCCAGCAGCAGTGCCCCGGCGAGGATCATCGGCAGGGTGAGCAGCTGCCCCATGGTCAGCCAGCCGAAGGCGAGATAGCCGAGATGGGCGTCGGGCAGGCGCACGAACTCGACGCTGAAACGCGCCACCCCGTAGCCGACCAGGAACAGCCCGGAGACGGCCATGGTCGGGCGCGGCCGGCCGGAGAACAGCCACAGCAGGACGAACAGCACCAACCCTTCGAGCAGCGCCTCGTAGAGTTGCGAGGCGTGCACCGCCGGGCTCAGCAGGGTGGTGGCCGGCTGGTCGAGACACTGTCGGGGAAACCGATCGCAGGGCAGCTGGACCCCCCAGGGTAGGCTGGTGCGGTGTCCCCAGAGTTCGCCGTTGATGAAGTTGCCGATGCGCCCGGCGAGCAGTCCCAGCGGCACCAGCGGGGCGAGGAAGTCGGTGGCCTGGAAGAAGGTCAGGCCCTGGCGGCGCGCGAACAGCGCGGTGGCGATCAGCACTCCGAGCAGGCCGCCGTGG
Coding sequences within:
- a CDS encoding FeoC-like transcriptional regulator, with the translated sequence MIMSDLTSHLRSQGRAALRDLSYRFDTDPEALRGMLELLERKGRVRKLPGGTPCSGCSSCDPVAIELYEWVD
- the feoB gene encoding Fe(2+) transporter permease subunit FeoB → MTARLTHTIGVIGNPNCGKTTLFNALTGSRQRVGNWPGVTVERKTGHFRFDEADYTLIDLPGTYSLDVTEGAVSLDERIARDFVHAREADLILNIVDVASLERNLYLTTQLLEMERPMVVALNMMDVAAERGLRVDAAALAERLGCPVVPIVATTGDGLNDLRAALQQAVEHPPVPQTRIDYAPALERVIEQLHERIEPVASRHGDPARWLTTRLLEGDDLARELIGDIVPAHEVAALLGEDAEQIDILIADARYGFAHAVTQASLTQSGEMPRSLSDRIDRVILNRALGIPIFLAVMYLMFMFTINIGGAFIDFFDIAAGTLFVDGVAHLLAGLGTPEWAILGLADGIGGGIQVVATFIPVIAFLYLFMSVLEDSGYMARAAFVMDRFMRSIGLPGKSFVPLLVGFGCNVPAIMAARTLEQPRDRILTVLMAPFMSCGARLPVYALFAAAFFPVGGQNVVFGLYLIGILAAVLTGFLLKRTLLEGQAMPFVMELPPYHLPTLGGVLRRTWERTSSFMFRAGKVIVPMVLVINVLNSLGTDGSVGNEDTDQSMLAEIGRTIAPAFSPMGLDAENWPATVGIFTGVLAKEAVVGTLDATYSALGADPEAADEEAAAYDLGAGLTEALATIPAALGDALGTWSDPLGVGIGEVSDPELAAAEQEVTSATFGAMHERFDGAAGAFAYLLFILLYFPCVAAIGAIARETSGGWALFAALWTTGLGYVSATIFYQAAIFARDPVSSSIWIGIMTALFLATVLGMRWWSRRDPALATPARDPA
- a CDS encoding FeoA family protein → MNTTLKDLVVGDHGAVRGYRPGADAYRRKLLSMGLTPGAALEVVRVAPMGDPVEVRVRGTRVTLRREEAAILEVERA
- a CDS encoding FeoA family protein encodes the protein MHTAPTSLPAQQQSPHPSYPLTMADDNTLVRVCTLLGGRQLVRRLTELGLNQGAELRVVQRQGGGLIVARGETRIALGGGMAAKILVTDAAIA
- a CDS encoding DUF2177 family protein; the encoded protein is MGPWFVVKLYLLTFTVFMAIDLLWLGVIARRFYRAQLAHLLADTTRWPAAIAFYLIYVAGILVMAILPGVEAGSLDKTLLLAAGFGFFTYITYELTNMATLPDWPLRLVLVDTLWGVVLCTLVGAAGFSLAQLLG
- a CDS encoding alpha/beta fold hydrolase codes for the protein MDPIAPTDPAADTARFIDCNGFRLHYRRLGDGPRLLLLLHGSFLSLRSWRAVMAPLAEAGYTVVAFDRPAFGASSKPLPGADGQPGYSAHDQSTLIAALIPALGFERAVLVGNSTGGTLALMTALEHPERVEALVLVDAMILSGYATSEIPGFVKPLMRALTPFFSWLMGRLIARLYDKAIRAFWYRPERLAPEVLAAFRADMMQGPWPRAFWELFLATRKLGLEPRLAEVTPPTLVLTGAYDQTVKVAESERIAAAIPGARLEVIADSGHLPHEESPQAFVTTLTDFLQTPPGH
- the ribF gene encoding bifunctional riboflavin kinase/FAD synthetase, with the protein product MRLIRGLHNLRPGDRGCVATIGNFDGVHLGHRGIFQRLLEQGRARGLPATVITFEPQPLECFAPETAPARLTRLREKLAAIAHCGIERVMVLGFGPRLAAMPAERFVHELLIEGLGVGHLLVGDDFRFGHGRAGDFALLQRMGATHGFSLENLHTVTHAEERISSTRVREALARGDLEQAEHLLGRPYRIAGRVGHGDKRGRTIGFPTANIDLHRRVSPLHGVYAVRMHGLGPAPRPGVANIGTRPTVDGRAHQLEVHLFDFAADIYGRQVEVEFCLKLRDEQRFASFEALKHQIQLDADAARAYLGRAPTPAP
- the murJ gene encoding murein biosynthesis integral membrane protein MurJ encodes the protein MSSLSGSALVVGGNTLLSRVLGFARDLVIARTFGADATTDAFFVAFKIPNFLRRLFAEGAFAAALVPALEERRRHGGRAGLTRLVAELAGTLGLLLVLFTALGTLAAPLLILLFAPGFGADTDQLALAAELLRLTLPYVLLISLTALAGAVLNCHERFAVPAFTPVLLNLALIGAALLLAPHLERPVLALAWGVLLGGSAQLALQLPALARLGLLPRPRLALDSPVVRRILRRLGPALLGVSMVQLSLLLDTLLASFLTPGSISWLYYAERLMEFPLGLLAAALGVVILPRLTRGNGAANARRFSATLDWGLRWTLLLGLPAAVGLALLAEGLIATLFQSGAFSPEDVTLAAQALSAYALGLLAFIAIKVLAPGCYARHDTRTPVRIALIALGVNLALDLALMGPLGHAGLALATTLAALLNALLLLRALRRDGSYRPRPGWSALGAAVLGASLAMAGMLHWAFGTLDWGALAPWDRAWHLGGAILAGATLYAALVLLAGVRPRHLAAPERRR
- the rpsT gene encoding 30S ribosomal protein S20 gives rise to the protein MANSAQARKRARQAETRRQNNMAQRSTLRTFVKKVIKAIQAGDKEAAVKAFQDAAPRIDRAARKGLIHANKAARHKSRLNAHIKAMG
- the lgt gene encoding prolipoprotein diacylglyceryl transferase; translated protein: MLTYPDIDPVALALGPLQIHWYGLMYLLGFAAAWGLGRWRAARPDSGWSGIMVDDLIFYGVIGVILGGRLGYMLFYGLEQVLADPLALLRVWEGGMSFHGGLLGVLIATALFARRQGLTFFQATDFLAPLVPLGLLAGRIGNFINGELWGHRTSLPWGVQLPCDRFPRQCLDQPATTLLSPAVHASQLYEALLEGLVLFVLLWLFSGRPRPTMAVSGLFLVGYGVARFSVEFVRLPDAHLGYLAFGWLTMGQLLTLPMILAGALLLALAYRRPSGERA